A window of Chloroflexota bacterium contains these coding sequences:
- a CDS encoding MaoC family dehydratase N-terminal domain-containing protein, with translation MTYKSRGLTFEQFNPGDSFTSPARTVTEADVVAFAGLSGDFNPLHIDEEFGKTTPFGTRIAHGMLVAAMSTGMSNWTGVFEGTTLALMEQVIQYKNPTKFGDTVHLELKVLEKKETSKPDRGVVIFETRVCNQEGKAVIEGKWTLMMKRG, from the coding sequence ATGACTTACAAATCTCGCGGCCTGACCTTTGAACAATTCAACCCGGGCGACTCGTTCACTTCACCGGCTCGCACCGTCACCGAGGCCGACGTGGTGGCCTTTGCCGGATTGTCTGGCGATTTCAACCCGTTGCACATTGACGAAGAATTTGGCAAGACCACGCCCTTTGGCACGCGCATCGCGCACGGCATGTTGGTCGCGGCCATGTCAACGGGGATGTCGAACTGGACAGGCGTGTTTGAGGGGACGACTCTGGCGTTGATGGAGCAAGTCATCCAATATAAGAACCCTACAAAGTTTGGCGATACCGTGCATCTCGAACTCAAAGTGTTAGAGAAGAAGGAAACGTCCAAGCCGGATCGCGGCGTTGTCATCTTCGAGACGCGTGTTTGCAACCAGGAAGGCAAAGCCGTCATCGAAGGCAAGTGGACGCTGATGATGAAGCGGGGATGA
- the fabG gene encoding 3-oxoacyl-ACP reductase FabG, with product MKLKDKVALITGGGNGIGRATALRFAKEGAVVVVADMDEAGVTETAKLIADEGGKALAVTGNVSARAEAQNMVDAVIGNFDRLDILINNAGITRDALTVRVKDGEVRIMTDEQWDAVLLVNLKGTWLMSQLAAVPMMKQKYGRIVNTASVGAQGNIGQANYSASKAGVIGLTKTHALEWARYNIAVNCVAPGGVKTRMTAAIPDSVMAGLVERIPLKRMAEPEEIASVHTFLASDDASYITGQVIWVDGGLTVGA from the coding sequence ATGAAACTCAAAGACAAAGTAGCACTCATCACTGGCGGCGGCAACGGCATTGGCCGGGCCACGGCGCTCCGGTTCGCGAAAGAGGGAGCGGTTGTTGTGGTGGCCGACATGGACGAAGCCGGTGTAACAGAGACGGCCAAACTCATCGCCGACGAGGGCGGCAAAGCGCTGGCCGTGACCGGCAACGTGTCGGCGCGGGCCGAGGCCCAAAACATGGTGGACGCCGTCATCGGCAACTTTGACCGGCTCGACATCCTCATCAACAACGCCGGCATCACCCGCGACGCGCTGACGGTGCGGGTGAAAGATGGCGAGGTGAGGATCATGACCGACGAGCAGTGGGACGCAGTGCTTCTGGTCAACCTCAAAGGCACGTGGCTCATGTCGCAGTTGGCCGCCGTGCCGATGATGAAGCAGAAATATGGCCGCATTGTCAACACGGCCTCGGTTGGCGCGCAGGGCAACATCGGCCAGGCCAACTACTCGGCCTCAAAAGCGGGCGTCATCGGGCTGACCAAGACTCACGCGCTCGAGTGGGCGCGCTACAACATCGCCGTCAACTGCGTCGCGCCCGGCGGCGTCAAGACGCGCATGACGGCGGCCATCCCCGACAGCGTCATGGCCGGCCTCGTCGAACGCATTCCCCTCAAGCGCATGGCCGAGCCGGAAGAGATCGCCTCGGTTCACACTTTCCTCGCCAGCGACGACGCCAGCTACATCACCGGCCAGGTGATTTGGGTGGATGGTGGCTTGACGGTAGGGGCGTAA
- a CDS encoding thiolase family protein, producing MSFQNVFIPYGGYWCTPFVKWQGNFASLHPLTFAADVAKRALAERNIQPSSFDALYLGLTVPAKSSFYGAPWVAALIGAEGITGPTFSQACATSARVIGSAAYEVEAGDGGGNVVLCLTADRTSNGPHLTYPNPANPGGKPDAEDWVWDNFNCDPFARNAMIETAENVAREQEITAQEQHEVMLMRYGQYQESLKDEAAFHKKYMVTPVEVNPSGKKVVATVKDDEGVFPTTAEGLAKLKPVVPNGTVTFGAQTYPADGNAGMIVTSKERAAELSRDRQVEIQILSFAQGRVKKGFMPMANVPAAQQALEQAGISINNVKAIKTHNPFAVNDIYFSREMGVRKEAMNNYGSSLIWGHPQGPTGMRLIMELIEELVLLGGGYGLFTGCAAGDTAAAVVVKVGS from the coding sequence ATGTCATTTCAAAACGTCTTTATTCCCTACGGCGGCTACTGGTGCACGCCGTTTGTGAAGTGGCAGGGCAACTTTGCCAGCCTGCATCCGCTCACGTTTGCCGCTGATGTGGCGAAGCGCGCATTGGCCGAACGAAACATCCAGCCTTCTTCATTTGACGCGTTGTATCTCGGCTTGACCGTTCCGGCGAAAAGTTCGTTTTACGGCGCACCGTGGGTGGCGGCGTTGATCGGCGCGGAGGGGATCACCGGACCGACGTTTTCACAAGCCTGCGCGACTTCAGCGCGCGTGATCGGGAGCGCGGCCTACGAAGTGGAAGCCGGGGACGGCGGGGGAAACGTTGTTCTATGCCTCACCGCCGACCGCACCTCAAACGGGCCGCACCTGACGTACCCGAATCCTGCCAACCCCGGCGGCAAGCCCGACGCCGAAGACTGGGTGTGGGACAATTTCAACTGCGACCCCTTCGCCCGCAATGCGATGATTGAGACGGCGGAAAACGTGGCCCGCGAACAAGAGATCACGGCTCAAGAACAACACGAAGTGATGTTGATGCGCTACGGCCAATATCAAGAGTCGCTCAAAGACGAGGCGGCTTTCCACAAAAAGTATATGGTCACGCCGGTTGAGGTGAATCCATCCGGCAAAAAAGTGGTCGCCACCGTGAAAGACGATGAAGGCGTGTTCCCAACCACCGCTGAAGGACTGGCGAAGCTCAAGCCGGTTGTGCCGAACGGCACGGTCACATTCGGGGCGCAAACCTACCCCGCCGATGGCAACGCCGGAATGATCGTCACTTCGAAAGAGCGGGCGGCTGAACTCAGCCGTGATCGCCAGGTCGAAATTCAAATTCTCAGCTTCGCCCAGGGGCGAGTGAAGAAGGGCTTCATGCCGATGGCGAATGTTCCGGCGGCACAGCAGGCGCTTGAACAGGCGGGCATCTCGATCAATAATGTGAAGGCCATCAAGACTCACAACCCGTTCGCGGTGAACGACATCTACTTCTCGCGCGAGATGGGCGTGAGGAAGGAAGCGATGAACAACTACGGCTCGTCGCTTATCTGGGGCCACCCGCAGGGGCCAACCGGGATGCGGCTGATTATGGAATTGATCGAAGAGCTGGTTCTGCTCGGCGGCGGCTACGGGTTGTTCACCGGCTGCGCGGCGGGCGACACGGCGGCGGCGGTGGTGGTGAAGGTGGGAAGTTAG
- a CDS encoding NAD(P)H-binding protein yields the protein MAVDEVHVVTGAFGYTGRYITRRLLARGITVKTLTGHPDRPNPFGDQVSAMPFNFDKPAELTKSLEGASVLYNTYWVRFSHGQNTHERAVANTQTLIRAAEEAGVKRMVHVSIAKPSLDSTLPYYRGKAIMEQTLRESKLSYAILRPTVLFGVEAGEDVLINNIAWLLRRFPAFAIPGAGGYKLQPIYVEDLADLAVSVGQQSENVVINAVGPEIFTFDELVRLVAKAVNSRAWIVHVPPGLALALAQLISLLVGDVMLTGDEVAGLMGDLLFVDSPPPGQKRLSEWLAQNAKEVGARYASELGRHFK from the coding sequence ATTGCAGTGGACGAAGTGCATGTAGTGACTGGCGCGTTTGGGTACACCGGGCGATATATCACCCGGCGGTTGCTGGCGAGGGGAATCACGGTCAAAACGTTGACCGGCCACCCTGACCGCCCCAACCCCTTTGGCGATCAGGTGAGCGCCATGCCGTTCAACTTCGACAAGCCCGCTGAGTTGACGAAGAGTCTCGAAGGCGCGAGCGTGCTGTACAACACTTACTGGGTGCGCTTCTCGCACGGACAGAACACGCACGAGCGGGCGGTTGCCAACACCCAGACTCTGATCCGGGCCGCTGAAGAAGCGGGCGTGAAACGCATGGTTCACGTCAGCATCGCCAAGCCGTCGCTGGACTCGACGCTCCCCTACTATCGCGGCAAGGCGATTATGGAGCAGACTTTGCGCGAGTCAAAACTCTCGTATGCCATCTTGCGCCCGACCGTGCTGTTCGGCGTTGAGGCAGGCGAGGACGTGCTCATCAACAACATTGCCTGGCTCCTGCGGCGTTTCCCGGCGTTCGCCATCCCCGGCGCGGGCGGCTACAAACTCCAGCCAATCTACGTCGAAGACCTGGCCGACCTTGCCGTTAGCGTCGGCCAACAATCAGAAAATGTGGTCATCAACGCCGTTGGCCCGGAGATATTCACTTTCGATGAACTGGTGCGGTTGGTTGCCAAAGCAGTCAACAGCCGGGCGTGGATCGTCCACGTGCCGCCGGGTCTGGCGCTGGCTCTGGCTCAATTGATCAGCCTGCTCGTCGGGGACGTGATGCTGACCGGCGACGAAGTGGCCGGGTTGATGGGCGATCTGCTCTTCGTCGATTCGCCGCCGCCGGGCCAGAAGCGCCTGAGCGAGTGGCTGGCCCAAAACGCGAAGGAAGTCGGCGCGCGTTATGCTTCCGAGTTGGGGCGGCATTTCAAATAG
- a CDS encoding cobalamin B12-binding domain-containing protein, with product MTRPIRVLISKPGLDGHDRGAKVVAIALRNAGFEVIYTGLHQTVDQIVEAATQEDADVIGLSVLSGAHLPIARKLMAKLREAKMDDALVMVGGNIPERDVAPLKELGVAGVFPTGSSFDAIAAFIRERAGETANI from the coding sequence ATGACGAGACCCATCCGTGTGCTTATTTCCAAACCCGGACTCGACGGCCACGACCGGGGGGCCAAGGTGGTGGCGATTGCCCTGCGTAATGCTGGGTTTGAAGTCATCTACACCGGCCTGCATCAAACTGTCGATCAAATTGTCGAAGCGGCAACGCAGGAAGATGCGGACGTGATCGGCCTCTCGGTCCTCTCCGGCGCTCACTTGCCGATTGCGCGAAAGTTGATGGCGAAATTGCGCGAGGCCAAAATGGATGACGCGCTGGTGATGGTCGGCGGCAATATCCCGGAGCGCGACGTTGCGCCGCTGAAAGAATTGGGTGTGGCCGGCGTCTTCCCCACCGGAAGCAGTTTTGACGCTATCGCCGCCTTCATCCGCGAGCGAGCAGGCGAAACAGCAAACATATAA
- a CDS encoding alpha/beta hydrolase, which produces MNTEMLKIGGDSIAIYQSQGKGPAALLVHGNSCSSRSYQRQLEGAFGEKFRLVAMDLPGHGQSSPASDPATYSLPGYAEVVVEVAKQLGLAEAVFVGWSLGGHIVLEASGQLPKAAGWMIFGAPPLAFPPAMAEAFLPNPAVAVGFKPDLTDEEAAAYAASFFKPGTPTPDSFLEDIRRTDGRARLGLGGSIRPDGYKDEVEIVANLSVPLAILHGEHEQLVNRAYISALKMPGLWRGAVQIVGDAGHAPHWEQPDQFNSLLEAFLLETAKR; this is translated from the coding sequence ATGAACACGGAAATGTTGAAAATCGGCGGCGATTCAATCGCCATCTATCAGAGCCAGGGCAAAGGGCCGGCGGCGCTGCTCGTCCACGGCAACTCCTGCTCAAGCCGGTCGTATCAACGCCAGCTTGAGGGCGCGTTCGGCGAGAAGTTCCGGCTGGTGGCAATGGACTTGCCCGGCCACGGGCAATCGTCGCCCGCGTCCGACCCGGCGACCTATTCCCTGCCCGGTTACGCCGAAGTCGTGGTGGAAGTCGCCAAACAACTCGGCCTGGCCGAAGCCGTGTTTGTAGGCTGGAGTTTGGGCGGGCATATTGTGTTGGAAGCGAGCGGTCAACTGCCAAAGGCCGCCGGCTGGATGATTTTCGGCGCGCCGCCGCTGGCGTTTCCTCCGGCGATGGCCGAGGCCTTCCTGCCCAACCCGGCGGTGGCGGTCGGCTTCAAGCCCGACCTGACCGACGAGGAAGCGGCGGCTTACGCCGCCTCGTTTTTCAAGCCGGGCACGCCAACTCCCGATTCGTTTTTGGAAGATATTCGCCGCACGGATGGCCGGGCGCGATTGGGGCTGGGCGGCAGTATTCGCCCGGACGGTTATAAAGATGAGGTTGAAATTGTGGCCAATCTCTCGGTGCCGTTGGCAATTCTTCACGGCGAGCACGAGCAACTCGTCAACCGAGCCTACATCAGCGCCTTGAAAATGCCTGGCCTCTGGCGCGGCGCAGTCCAAATTGTCGGCGACGCCGGACACGCGCCTCACTGGGAGCAACCGGATCAGTTCAACTCGCTCCTTGAAGCGTTCCTGCTGGAAACGGCCAAACGATAA
- a CDS encoding DUF2283 domain-containing protein, with translation MKVSYDREEDILTIELDASATIDHAEHVGSLILHLDPDDRPVLLEILRASEFLSGLVKASMRSESVTV, from the coding sequence ATGAAAGTTAGCTACGACCGTGAAGAAGACATCCTGACCATCGAGCTGGATGCTTCCGCCACGATTGACCACGCCGAACATGTGGGCTCCCTTATTCTCCACCTCGATCCGGATGACCGCCCGGTTCTGCTCGAAATACTCCGCGCCAGCGAATTTCTCTCAGGCCTGGTAAAGGCCTCCATGCGCTCTGAGTCGGTGACGGTTTAG
- a CDS encoding methylmalonyl-CoA mutase: MPDKNRDVILESGIPVKPVYGPEDLKEADGIGGPGEFPFTRGIHPLMYRARPWTMRQYAGFGTPAETNERFKFLIGNGQNALNVAFDLPTQMGLDSDDPLAEGEVGRVGMAVDTLADMETAFDGIPIEKISVSLTINAVAAPIMAMYLVVAEKHGVPLTDVRGTSQNDILKEYIGRGAWIFPVEHGIRLVTDTIEFCAKQAPKYYPVSVCGYHIRESGANPVQEIAYAYCIARAYIREALGRGLNVDDFAERLSFNFDIFGNLFEQVAKFRAARKLWAKILRDEFGAQKPGTMQMKMIAGGGGGGLTIEQPENNIVRGAYYALISALSGAQTMALCSYDEAYTIPTEKAALISLRTMQILVEEMGLCDTADPLGGSYYVEWLTNEMEHRIAAEMKRVDGEMGGIVRAVSEGAVQREVAHQALKVEQGLQDGTIPKVGVNRYRMNEESRDVELHDYKPEQAEDAIRRLSAVRASRDSQAVASALEKVREAAADGQNVMPAMMDAVRAYATLGEITKTLKEVFGVFREPVRL, from the coding sequence ATGCCCGACAAAAATCGTGATGTGATTCTAGAATCAGGCATCCCCGTCAAACCCGTTTACGGGCCGGAAGACCTCAAGGAGGCTGACGGCATTGGCGGGCCGGGCGAATTCCCGTTCACGCGCGGAATCCATCCGCTCATGTATCGCGCCCGCCCGTGGACGATGCGCCAGTATGCCGGCTTCGGCACGCCCGCCGAGACCAACGAGCGCTTCAAGTTCCTCATCGGCAACGGGCAGAACGCGCTTAACGTCGCCTTCGATCTGCCGACGCAGATGGGATTGGACTCCGACGACCCGCTGGCCGAGGGCGAAGTGGGGCGGGTGGGGATGGCGGTGGACACGTTGGCGGACATGGAGACCGCCTTTGACGGCATCCCCATCGAGAAAATCAGCGTCTCGCTCACCATCAACGCCGTGGCCGCGCCAATTATGGCGATGTATCTCGTCGTGGCCGAGAAGCATGGCGTCCCGCTCACTGACGTTCGCGGGACTTCGCAGAACGACATTCTCAAAGAATACATAGGGCGCGGAGCGTGGATTTTCCCGGTGGAGCACGGCATCCGGCTGGTGACGGACACGATTGAGTTCTGCGCCAAGCAAGCGCCGAAGTATTACCCGGTGAGCGTGTGCGGCTATCACATCCGCGAGTCGGGCGCGAACCCGGTGCAGGAGATCGCTTACGCTTATTGCATCGCCCGCGCCTACATTCGCGAAGCGCTGGGGCGCGGCCTGAACGTGGACGACTTCGCCGAACGGCTCTCGTTCAACTTCGACATCTTCGGCAACCTCTTCGAACAGGTGGCAAAATTTCGGGCGGCGCGCAAGCTGTGGGCCAAAATTCTGCGCGACGAGTTCGGGGCGCAGAAGCCGGGCACGATGCAGATGAAGATGATCGCCGGGGGCGGCGGCGGCGGCCTGACCATTGAACAACCGGAAAACAATATCGTGCGCGGCGCGTATTACGCCCTCATCTCCGCCCTCTCCGGCGCGCAAACGATGGCCCTGTGTTCATACGACGAAGCCTACACCATCCCCACTGAGAAGGCGGCGTTGATTTCCCTGCGGACGATGCAAATTCTGGTGGAAGAGATGGGATTGTGTGACACCGCCGACCCGCTGGGCGGCTCCTACTATGTCGAATGGCTGACGAACGAAATGGAGCATCGCATCGCCGCCGAGATGAAGCGCGTGGACGGCGAGATGGGCGGCATTGTTCGCGCCGTGAGCGAGGGCGCGGTGCAACGCGAGGTGGCGCATCAGGCCTTGAAGGTTGAGCAAGGGTTGCAGGACGGGACGATTCCCAAAGTCGGCGTCAACCGGTATCGAATGAATGAAGAAAGCCGCGACGTTGAATTGCACGACTACAAACCGGAGCAGGCCGAAGACGCCATCCGCCGACTCAGCGCCGTTCGCGCCAGCCGCGATTCACAGGCAGTGGCCTCGGCGCTGGAGAAAGTGCGCGAGGCGGCGGCGGACGGCCAGAACGTGATGCCGGCGATGATGGACGCTGTGCGGGCTTACGCAACGCTGGGCGAGATCACCAAGACGTTGAAGGAAGTGTTTGGCGTGTTTCGAGAGCCGGTGCGGTTGTAA
- a CDS encoding CoA transferase, producing MPLLSSLTVLSLEQATTLPFLTQRLAREGARVIRIETPGRGDPNRYVGKKFLDEDGMASYFLPNNCGKQAITLNLAEAEGRSILQSLISNLPVDIFATNNRPSSYHKLGIDYETIKTIRPNIIWLGTTGFGPDSDEAAYDPVLQARAGWMDLTGEPDGSPLVFGLPMVDLGASEHAYGALMKALYRRAVTGEGSRIDISMFRSTVSWMASPIMLTALGERVTRRGNTHQFFAPASVYPTRDGYVYVAVGNDRQWEAITKLPGFESLADETYQRNAGRIADVEKLNRRLADCTRTMSVADLATALNSIGVPIAKVNTLRDVLEDPLLKKEFTNVRDERSGTEVILPPLAEAGVIRELPLRFPPRLGEHNEAIYGEALGFDSRKIASLKEHGII from the coding sequence ATGCCTTTGCTCTCCTCTCTCACCGTCCTCTCTCTCGAACAAGCCACGACTCTCCCGTTCCTAACTCAGCGTTTAGCGCGGGAAGGAGCGCGAGTGATTCGCATCGAGACTCCGGGGCGCGGCGACCCGAACCGCTATGTGGGCAAAAAGTTCCTCGATGAAGACGGCATGGCCAGTTACTTCCTGCCGAACAACTGCGGCAAGCAAGCCATCACCCTCAACCTCGCCGAAGCCGAAGGCCGCTCAATCCTTCAATCTCTAATCTCTAATCTCCCCGTAGACATCTTCGCCACCAACAACCGCCCGTCCAGTTATCACAAACTTGGCATTGACTACGAGACTATCAAGACCATCCGACCAAACATCATCTGGCTCGGCACCACCGGCTTTGGCCCGGACTCGGACGAAGCGGCCTACGACCCGGTTCTGCAAGCCCGCGCCGGTTGGATGGACTTGACCGGCGAACCGGACGGCTCACCGCTCGTCTTTGGCTTGCCGATGGTTGATCTTGGCGCATCTGAGCACGCTTACGGCGCGTTGATGAAAGCACTGTACCGACGCGCCGTGACTGGCGAAGGAAGCCGAATTGATATTTCCATGTTCCGGTCAACCGTCTCCTGGATGGCAAGCCCGATCATGCTCACCGCCCTCGGCGAACGGGTGACCCGACGCGGCAACACTCACCAGTTTTTCGCCCCGGCCTCGGTTTACCCGACTCGCGATGGCTACGTTTACGTGGCCGTCGGCAATGACCGGCAGTGGGAGGCCATCACCAAACTGCCCGGCTTCGAGTCGCTGGCCGACGAAACGTATCAACGCAACGCGGGCCGAATCGCCGATGTGGAGAAACTGAACCGGCGACTCGCCGACTGCACCCGAACCATGAGCGTCGCCGATCTCGCAACCGCCCTGAACAGCATTGGCGTGCCAATTGCCAAAGTGAACACGCTCCGAGACGTGCTGGAAGACCCTCTGCTGAAAAAGGAATTTACCAACGTTCGCGATGAGAGAAGCGGCACAGAAGTGATCCTGCCACCGCTGGCTGAGGCCGGGGTAATTCGTGAATTGCCCCTACGCTTCCCGCCGCGCCTCGGCGAACACAACGAGGCGATTTACGGCGAAGCGCTCGGCTTCGATTCCCGAAAAATCGCCAGCCTGAAAGAACACGGTATCATCTGA
- a CDS encoding hydantoinase/oxoprolinase family protein — MRLGIDVGGTFTDFVLLDDATGQVNTYKCLTTPRDPSDAIEEGVRGLADQVPDHVERLEEIIHGTTLVINAIIERKGARTGLITTQGFRDVLELGREIRYAPYDVFAEVPEPLVPRHRRLEVVERLRADGTVVRPLDESEARETVRALKEMDVESIAVCLLNSFENPAHELALKRLICEEFPSASVSISYEVLPQIREYERTSTTVTNAYVKPLTEKYLRALYNRLASLGFSGRLFIMLSSGGVTSAETAAEFPVRIIESGPTAAVIAGQYYSRLFNLPEMFCFDMGGTTAKSCLIQEGIAGVVPTFEVGRVQRFMKGSGLTIQVPVVDLMEIGAGGGSIARMSRLGTLQVGPQSAGAEPGPICYGRGGVEPTVTDADLLLGYLDADYFLGGTMKLDVEAAKHGIEERVAKPLGVSYLQAVWGIHDLINETMAAAAKTHIAERGGNPQVVTVAAFGGAGPVHAYGLARKLGAPRLIVPPNAGVGSALGFFTAPRAFDLVRSHKAPVLSADFAEIESLFREMEAEGERTLRKAGAEGAIEFLRSVDARFIGQGSETNLPIPERDFTMLTLADVRRRFDETYSHLYGRTYPESPVEFVNFRVRASLPVRLLELPRLQNRSGRVQDAIKGERRAFSGLARDFIPFTVYDRYKLFPGATFSGPAIVEERESTVIIGEEARVRVDEFGFLWIDLKE, encoded by the coding sequence ATGCGATTGGGAATTGACGTCGGCGGCACCTTCACCGACTTTGTTTTGCTCGACGATGCCACCGGGCAGGTCAACACCTACAAGTGCCTCACCACGCCCCGCGATCCCTCGGACGCGATTGAAGAAGGCGTTCGCGGGCTGGCCGATCAGGTTCCCGATCACGTCGAACGGCTGGAAGAGATTATTCACGGCACGACGCTGGTCATCAACGCCATCATTGAGCGCAAAGGCGCGCGCACCGGCTTGATTACGACCCAGGGCTTTCGCGACGTGCTGGAACTCGGGCGCGAGATTCGTTACGCGCCCTACGATGTCTTCGCCGAAGTCCCGGAGCCGCTCGTTCCCCGCCACCGCCGACTGGAAGTGGTCGAGCGCCTGCGCGCCGACGGGACTGTCGTGAGGCCGCTTGATGAATCAGAAGCGCGGGAGACAGTGCGGGCGCTGAAAGAGATGGACGTTGAGTCCATCGCCGTCTGTTTGCTCAACTCATTCGAGAACCCGGCGCACGAACTGGCCCTCAAACGACTCATCTGTGAAGAATTTCCATCGGCTTCTGTTTCAATTTCATACGAAGTCCTGCCGCAAATCCGCGAATACGAGCGCACCAGCACCACCGTCACCAACGCCTACGTCAAACCGCTCACCGAAAAATATCTGCGGGCGCTCTACAACCGGCTGGCCTCGCTCGGCTTCAGCGGACGGCTGTTCATCATGCTGTCCAGCGGCGGAGTCACCTCTGCGGAAACTGCCGCCGAGTTTCCCGTCCGCATTATCGAGTCCGGGCCGACGGCGGCGGTCATCGCCGGGCAATACTACAGCCGCCTGTTCAATTTGCCGGAAATGTTCTGCTTCGACATGGGCGGCACCACGGCCAAGTCGTGTTTGATTCAGGAAGGCATCGCCGGGGTTGTGCCGACGTTTGAAGTGGGGCGCGTCCAACGCTTCATGAAGGGAAGCGGCCTTACCATTCAAGTGCCGGTTGTAGACTTGATGGAGATCGGCGCGGGCGGCGGGAGTATCGCCCGCATGAGCCGCCTCGGCACTTTGCAAGTGGGGCCGCAGAGCGCGGGCGCGGAGCCGGGGCCGATTTGCTACGGTCGCGGCGGCGTTGAGCCAACCGTCACCGACGCCGATTTGCTGTTGGGCTATCTCGACGCCGATTACTTTCTCGGCGGCACAATGAAGCTGGATGTTGAGGCGGCCAAACATGGGATCGAAGAACGAGTCGCCAAACCGCTGGGCGTGTCTTATCTTCAAGCCGTGTGGGGCATTCACGACCTGATCAACGAGACGATGGCCGCCGCCGCCAAGACGCACATCGCCGAGCGCGGCGGCAACCCGCAGGTGGTCACCGTCGCCGCCTTTGGCGGGGCGGGGCCGGTTCACGCTTACGGGCTGGCGCGCAAGCTCGGCGCGCCGCGCCTCATTGTTCCGCCCAACGCCGGAGTCGGCTCGGCGCTGGGATTCTTCACCGCCCCACGCGCCTTCGATCTGGTTCGGAGTCACAAAGCGCCTGTTCTGTCGGCGGACTTTGCGGAGATCGAATCGTTGTTCCGCGAGATGGAGGCCGAAGGCGAACGCACGTTGCGGAAGGCAGGCGCGGAGGGCGCGATTGAGTTTTTGCGTTCGGTGGATGCGCGGTTTATTGGGCAAGGTTCGGAAACGAATCTGCCGATTCCCGAACGCGATTTCACGATGCTGACTCTGGCGGACGTGCGCCGCCGCTTCGACGAAACGTATAGCCACTTGTACGGGCGCACGTATCCCGAGTCGCCAGTTGAGTTTGTCAACTTCCGGGTGCGGGCCAGTTTGCCGGTGCGGTTGCTGGAATTGCCGCGATTGCAAAACAGGAGTGGGCGCGTTCAAGACGCGATCAAAGGCGAACGCAGAGCATTTTCCGGCCTCGCCCGCGACTTCATCCCCTTCACCGTGTACGACCGCTACAAGTTATTCCCCGGCGCGACGTTCTCCGGCCCGGCCATTGTCGAAGAGCGCGAGTCAACCGTCATCATCGGCGAAGAGGCGAGGGTGAGGGTGGATGAGTTTGGATTCTTGTGGATTGATTTGAAAGAATAG